A single genomic interval of Rhea pennata isolate bPtePen1 chromosome 5, bPtePen1.pri, whole genome shotgun sequence harbors:
- the CELF1 gene encoding CUGBP Elav-like family member 1 isoform X7: protein MNGTLDHPDQPDLDAIKMFVGQVPRSWCEKDLRELFEQYGAVYEINVLRDRSQNPPQSKGCCFVTFYTRKAALEAQNALHNMKILPGMHHPIQMKPADSEKNNAVEDRKLFIGMISKKCNENDIRVMFSSFGQIEECRILRGPDGLSRGCAFVTFTTRAMAQTAIKAMHQAQTMEGCSSPIVVKFADTQKDKEQKRIAQQLQQQMQQISAASVWGNLAGLNTLGPQYLALLQQTAAASSGNLNTLSSLHPMGGLNAMQLQNLAALAAAATAAQNTPSGTAALTSSSSPLSVLTSSGSSPSSSSSSSVNPMASLGALQTLAGATAGLNVSSLAGMAALNGGLGSSGLSNGTGSTMEALTQAYSGIQQYAAAALPTLYNQSLLTQQSIGAAGSQKEGPEGANLFIYHLPQEFGDQDLLQMFMPFGNVVSAKVFIDKQTNLSKCFGFVSYDNPVSAQAAIQSMNGFQIGMKRLKVQLKRSKNDSKPY from the exons atgaatggcaCACTGGATCACCCAGACCAACCAGATCTAGATGCTATCAAAATGTTTGTGGGTCAGGTACCACGGAGCTGGTGTGAGAAGGATCTAAGAGAACTCTTTGAACAGTATGGTGCTGTCTATGAAATCAACGTCTTGCGGGATAGGAGTCAAAACCCTCCTCAAAGTAAAG GGTGCtgttttgttacattttataCCCGTAAAGCTGCACTAGAAGCACAGAATGCTCTTCACAACATGAAGATCCTTCCAGGG atgcACCATCCTATCCAGATGAAACCAGCTGACAGTGAGAAGAATAATG CAGTAGAAGATAGGAAATTGTTTATTGGAATGATATCCAAGAAGTGCAATGAAAATGATATCCGAGTGATGTTCTCCTCCTTTGGGCAGATTGAAGAATGCAGAATATTACGGGGCCCAGATGGTCTGAGCCGAG gtTGTGCATTTGTGACTTTTACAACAAGAGCCATGGCACAAACAGCAATCAAAGCAATGCACCAAGCACAAACCATGGAG GGTTGCTCTTCTCCCATTGTGGTAAAATTTGCAGACACACAAAAGGACAAAGAGCAGAAACGAATTGCTCAGCAACTCCAGCAACAAATGCAACAGATCAGTGCTGCCTCTGTTTGGGGAAACCTAGCTGGTCTGAACACACTTGGACCCCAATACTTAGCA CTCCTTCAGCAGACAGCAGCTGCTTCATCTGGAAACCTGAACACATTGAGCAGCCTCCACCCAATGGGAG GATTGAATGCAATGCAGTTACAGAACCTGGCTGCATTAGCAGCTGCGGCCACTGCAGCTCAGAATACACCGAGTGGCACCGCTGCACTCACTTCTTCCAGCAGTCCCCTGAGTGTGCTCACCAGCTCAG GTTCCTCACCTAGCTCCAGTAGCAGCTCCTCTGTTAACCCAATGGCTTCTCTTGGAGCATTGCAAACACTGGCAGGGGCTACAGCAGGCCTCAATGTTAGCTCTCTAGCAG GAATGGCAGCCTTAAATGGAGGACTTGGCAGTAGTGGTCTCTCCAACGGGACAGGTAGCACAATGGAAGCACTCACCCAAGCCTATTCTGGAATCCAGCaatatgctgctgctgcattgcCCACACTCTATAATCAGAGTCTCTTAACACAGCAGAGTATTGGTGCAGCAGGAAGTCAAAAAGAAG GTCCAGAGGGAGCCAATCTGTTCATCTACCATCTCCCCCAGGAGTTTGGGGACCAGGATCTGCTGCAGATGTTCATGCCATTTGGAAACGTCGTCTCTGCAAAGGTTTTCATTGACAAGCAGACCAATCTAAGCAAGTGTTTTG gTTTTGTGAGTTACGACAATCCTGTCTCTGCGCAGGCTGCCATTCAGTCCATGAACGGCTTTCAGATTGGCATGAAACGTCTGAAAGTACAACTCAAGCGCTCTAAGAATGACAGCAAGCCATACTGA